One window from the genome of Nicotiana tomentosiformis chromosome 5, ASM39032v3, whole genome shotgun sequence encodes:
- the LOC104087016 gene encoding transcription factor MYB20 produces MGRQPCCDKVGLKKGPWTAEEDKKLINFILNNGQCCWRAVPKLAGLLRCGKSCRLRWTNYLRPDLKRGLLSEYEEKMVIDLHAQLGNRWSKIASHLPGRTDNEIKNHWNTHIKKKLRKMGIDPVTHKPLSTTITNDQITSIQQPENLPIQQEKVQEIMPPCTVNDVSIDQSAITEIKIDDDNDNNKNTGTSCTNNNDIFDSTTVEVNNNGFCTDEVPLIEPHEILVPSKSTPSTSSSSSSSSSSYIIEELKFLPSFDDWPMENNMGFGWENDFSSTLDFLLNDDNDMNNVTYDESWKFEQLL; encoded by the exons atggggaGACAACCATGTTGTGACAAAGTTGGATTGAAGAAAGGTCCATGGACAGCTGAGGAAGACAAGAAGCTCATTAACTTTATTCTCAACAATGGCCAATGTTGTTGGAGAGCTGTTCCTAAACTTGCAG GGCTTTTGAGGTGTGGAAAGAGTTGTAGACTGAGATGGACAAATTATCTGAGACCAGATTTAAAGAGAGGACTTTTATCAGAATATGAAGAAAAAATGGTTATTGATCTTCATGCTCAACTTGGCAACag GTGGTCTAAAATTGCCTCTCATTTACCTGGACGAACTGATAATGAAATCAAGAACCATTGGAATACACATATCAAGAAAAAATTAAGGAAAATGGGGATTGATCCAGTCACTCACAAACCACTATCTACTACTATTACTAATGACCAAATTACAAGCATACAACAGCCAGAAAATCTGCCAATTCAACAAGAAAAAGTACAAGAAATAATGCCACCTTGCACAGTAAATGATGTTTCAATTGATCAGTCAGCTATTACAGAGATCAAAATAGACGACGACAACGACAATAACAAGAATACGGGGACAAGTTGCACAAATAATAACGATATTTTTGACTCAACTACAGTGGAAGTCAACAATAATGGCTTTTGTACTGATGAAGTTCCATTGATCGAACCCCATGAGATTTTAGTCCCTTCTAAATCAACCCCATCaacatcatcttcttcttcttcatcttcatcatccTACATAATTGAAGAGTTAAAGTTTTTGCCAAGTTTTGATGATTGGCCAATGGAAAATAACATGGGATTTGGATGGGAAAATGATTTCAGCAGCACATTGGATTTCTTGCTTAATGATGATAATGACATGAATAATGTCACATATGATGAATCTTGGAAGTTTGAGCAACTCTTGTGA